The Formosa sp. Hel1_33_131 genome window below encodes:
- the rnpA gene encoding ribonuclease P protein component, with product MERLKGKKQIEQLFVTGNSVGAFPLRMVYLETTDKHLVGVSVSKKYFKSAVDRNRIKRLLRVAVEKQLSVALDTLDSKYCLMVLYVGKEMPESGQLKEQFEFLIKRFNKRELNEVVS from the coding sequence ATGGAGCGTTTAAAAGGAAAAAAGCAAATAGAGCAGTTGTTCGTAACTGGTAATTCAGTTGGTGCATTTCCTTTGAGAATGGTCTATTTAGAAACCACTGACAAACATTTGGTCGGGGTTTCTGTCAGTAAAAAATATTTTAAAAGTGCTGTAGATCGGAATCGGATCAAACGCCTTTTGAGGGTGGCTGTAGAAAAACAACTTTCAGTAGCGCTCGATACATTGGATTCAAAATACTGCTTGATGGTCTTGTATGTTGGAAAGGAAATGCCCGAATCGGGGCAACTAAAAGAACAGTTTGAATTTTTAATAAAGCGTTTTAATAAAAGAGAATTGAATGAAGTTGTATCGTAA
- a CDS encoding M1 family metallopeptidase, with amino-acid sequence MKHTSYVLAFLIGITSVDSQNNFEYWQQRVDYTMDVKMDVNTFNYGGTQKLVYTNNSPDNLGRVFYHLFFNAFQPGSEMDVRSITIADADSRVGDRISKLQKEDFGFLNVVSLTQNSVPLEYTVVGTVLEVQLNTPIKSGESALFEMTFEGQVPPVIRRSGKNSKEGVALSMAQWYPKMAEYDFEGWHADPYIGREFHGVWGDFDVKLTLDKDYTVGGTGYLQNPNEIGHGYGTKETKEDSDVLTWHFVAPNVHDFTWAADPNFIHDTLQVPDGPLLHFLYKKSLKRKYKKRWRDLQVPTSEIMQYYSSAVGKYPYEQYSVIQGGDGGMEYGMCTLITGERSFESLVGVTAHEIGHTWFQFLMASNESKHPWLDEGFAEYTCTFIENTIFGVETAEPMKRNYDRYYRLVQSGKEQPMSTHSDRFAYNASYSVSTYSKGALVLAQLRYIIGEENFEKTLKEYFNDWAFKHPTPNDFIRCAEKTSGLELEWFLTDWTQTTNTIDYGVKSAVALEGKTNITLERIGLMPMPVEVQVLMKDGSVKNYYIPLQMMRGEKPLLVGEVLLKDWAWAYPEYSFSVDMNPSEIDTITVDVNKATADINKENNKLKVL; translated from the coding sequence ATGAAACATACTTCTTATGTGCTTGCTTTTTTAATCGGAATCACTTCTGTGGACAGTCAAAACAATTTTGAATACTGGCAACAACGAGTGGACTACACTATGGACGTGAAAATGGATGTGAATACCTTCAATTACGGAGGGACTCAAAAACTAGTTTACACCAACAATTCTCCAGATAATTTAGGGCGCGTGTTTTATCATTTATTTTTCAATGCCTTTCAACCCGGAAGTGAAATGGATGTCCGTTCCATTACAATTGCAGATGCAGATTCACGAGTCGGAGATCGAATTAGTAAGCTTCAAAAAGAAGATTTTGGATTTCTAAACGTTGTTAGTTTGACCCAAAACAGTGTCCCTTTAGAGTATACTGTGGTTGGAACGGTGTTGGAAGTTCAATTAAACACACCTATCAAATCGGGAGAGTCGGCCCTATTTGAAATGACTTTTGAAGGACAGGTACCGCCTGTGATTCGTCGCTCTGGAAAAAACAGTAAAGAAGGAGTAGCGCTTTCTATGGCACAATGGTATCCAAAAATGGCAGAATATGATTTTGAAGGCTGGCATGCGGACCCTTATATTGGAAGAGAGTTTCATGGCGTGTGGGGTGATTTTGATGTAAAGCTAACCCTTGATAAAGACTATACGGTTGGCGGAACAGGTTACTTACAAAACCCAAATGAAATTGGACATGGATATGGAACCAAAGAGACAAAAGAAGATTCAGATGTGCTAACATGGCATTTTGTAGCACCCAACGTTCATGATTTTACATGGGCCGCTGATCCAAATTTTATTCACGATACCTTACAAGTTCCCGATGGACCGCTGTTGCATTTTTTATATAAAAAGTCCTTAAAGCGTAAATACAAAAAACGCTGGAGAGACTTACAAGTCCCAACAAGTGAAATCATGCAATACTATAGCAGTGCGGTTGGAAAATATCCCTATGAGCAATACTCTGTGATTCAGGGGGGCGATGGTGGTATGGAATACGGCATGTGTACCCTGATTACAGGAGAGCGCAGTTTTGAGAGTTTGGTGGGCGTGACTGCACACGAAATTGGACATACATGGTTTCAGTTTTTGATGGCTTCTAACGAAAGTAAACACCCCTGGTTAGATGAAGGGTTTGCGGAGTACACTTGTACATTTATTGAAAATACCATATTTGGCGTAGAGACTGCTGAACCAATGAAACGTAATTACGATCGCTATTACAGGCTCGTGCAAAGTGGCAAAGAACAACCCATGAGCACACATTCAGATCGGTTTGCGTATAACGCTTCTTATAGCGTCTCAACTTATAGTAAAGGTGCCTTGGTATTGGCGCAATTGCGATATATTATTGGAGAGGAAAATTTTGAAAAGACCTTAAAAGAATATTTTAACGACTGGGCGTTTAAACACCCAACGCCAAATGATTTTATCCGTTGTGCCGAAAAGACGTCTGGTTTAGAATTGGAATGGTTTTTGACGGATTGGACACAGACGACAAATACGATTGATTACGGAGTGAAAAGTGCCGTTGCTTTAGAAGGTAAAACCAATATTACGCTTGAACGCATTGGGTTAATGCCAATGCCAGTAGAGGTTCAGGTTCTTATGAAGGATGGAAGTGTAAAAAATTATTACATCCCTTTGCAGATGATGCGAGGTGAAAAACCACTTCTGGTTGGAGAGGTGTTGTTAAAAGATTGGGCTTGGGCATATCCAGAATATAGTTTTTCTGTAGATATGAATCCTTCAGAAATTGATACCATTACCGTAGATGTAAACAAAGCAACAGCAGACATAAACAAAGAAAATAATAAGCTTAAAGTATTATAA
- a CDS encoding S8 family peptidase, with product MNSNLHKLLQRITYLLGVFFILSCGSTAPIVSTPIENIDLIPLKAVDLTDAEEKEWSHLDLKTDTVPGISLHKAYKKLVKPKSKTVIVAVIDSGIDIHHEDLKDTIWVNADEIPNNGKDDDNNGYIDDVNGWNFLGESNNEQLEYVRLIASGDTTHPRYAEAKELLTKERESTSRLKRQYDGIIGKLSTADAAVADYLKNPNYTKEDVEGISTTDKALLKHLNIIKQSYGFGFESMDAMMKDMKRGLKSFNDRLDYSLNVDFDGRSIVGDNPNDLNDRSYGDNDVRPKNGRSHGTHVSGIIAAERNNGIGMNGVANNVKIMAIRNTPNGDEYDKDVALGVYYAVDNGAKVINMSFGKKFSPHSDWVRDAIAYAAKKDVLIVAGSGNDGKNTDENNYFPNDQIDNGAEVANNFVKVGSNGPKYGSTLAASYSNYGENTVDVFAPGSQIYSTYPKNSYEFASGTSMASPMVAGVAALIFSQYPNLSAAQVKQILMTSGIAINKKVSLENGTVVPFSDLSKSGRIVNVYNALLMASKLSK from the coding sequence ATGAACTCAAACCTACACAAACTACTTCAAAGAATCACCTATCTTTTGGGTGTCTTCTTTATTTTAAGCTGCGGATCAACTGCCCCCATCGTATCAACCCCCATTGAAAATATTGATTTAATTCCACTTAAAGCAGTAGATCTTACAGACGCCGAAGAAAAAGAATGGAGTCATTTAGACCTCAAAACAGATACAGTCCCTGGGATAAGCTTACATAAAGCCTATAAAAAATTGGTGAAACCAAAGAGTAAAACAGTGATTGTAGCGGTTATTGACTCTGGAATCGACATTCATCACGAAGATTTAAAAGATACTATTTGGGTCAATGCTGATGAAATTCCTAACAATGGAAAAGACGATGACAACAACGGGTACATAGACGATGTGAATGGTTGGAATTTCCTTGGGGAATCCAACAACGAACAGTTAGAATATGTGCGACTAATAGCAAGTGGCGATACAACCCACCCTCGCTATGCAGAGGCAAAAGAATTGCTTACAAAAGAGCGGGAGAGCACAAGCCGTCTAAAAAGACAATACGATGGAATTATAGGGAAATTAAGCACTGCGGATGCTGCGGTAGCAGACTATTTAAAAAACCCTAATTATACAAAAGAAGATGTGGAAGGCATCTCTACAACAGATAAGGCGTTATTAAAACATCTGAATATTATCAAACAATCCTATGGGTTTGGATTTGAGAGTATGGATGCGATGATGAAAGATATGAAGCGAGGGCTTAAATCTTTCAACGATCGTTTAGATTATAGTTTAAATGTGGACTTTGATGGAAGAAGTATTGTTGGAGATAACCCTAACGATTTGAACGATCGCTCTTATGGTGATAATGATGTAAGACCAAAAAATGGCCGCAGTCATGGAACTCATGTTTCTGGTATTATAGCCGCCGAACGCAACAATGGAATTGGAATGAATGGGGTGGCTAATAATGTAAAAATTATGGCGATCCGCAACACACCTAATGGCGATGAATACGACAAGGATGTGGCTTTAGGGGTGTATTACGCCGTTGATAATGGTGCTAAAGTTATTAATATGAGTTTTGGTAAAAAGTTTTCGCCTCATAGTGATTGGGTGAGAGACGCCATTGCTTATGCAGCTAAAAAAGATGTGTTGATTGTGGCTGGATCTGGAAATGATGGCAAAAACACCGATGAAAATAATTATTTCCCGAACGATCAAATCGACAATGGAGCTGAGGTGGCTAACAATTTTGTTAAGGTCGGATCAAACGGTCCAAAATACGGCTCAACATTGGCTGCTAGCTATTCCAATTATGGGGAAAACACGGTAGATGTGTTTGCGCCAGGTTCTCAAATTTATTCAACCTATCCTAAAAATAGCTACGAATTTGCAAGCGGAACTTCCATGGCTTCCCCAATGGTGGCAGGTGTGGCAGCTTTGATATTTTCGCAATATCCAAACTTAAGTGCGGCACAAGTAAAACAAATACTAATGACCTCTGGGATTGCTATTAATAAAAAAGTATCTTTAGAAAATGGTACTGTGGTGCCCTTTTCTGATCTGTCAAAATCAGGAAGAATCGTCAACGTTTATAACGCATTACTAATGGCGTCAAAGCTGTCTAAATGA
- a CDS encoding MBL fold metallo-hydrolase, which yields MRLYPINVGNFKLDGGAMFGVVPKAIWNKTNPADENNMIDIASRCLLIEDGNRLILIDTGMGTKQSDKFFNYYYRWGTHSLDGALASHGFCRDDVTDVFLTHLHFDHCGGCVQWNSDRTGYEIAFKNATFWSNEDHWQWALNPNKRERASFLTENIMPIEASGHLKHIPVPDGDILRNTSLGFDVFFANGHTDKQMIPMISYKGKTICFMADLLPTVGHISLPFVMGYDTRPLLTLDEKDRFLKLAADQNYFLLLEHDAHNELITVKHTEKGVRLNDTYAFNNLF from the coding sequence ATGAGGCTATACCCTATCAATGTTGGTAATTTTAAATTAGACGGGGGGGCAATGTTTGGTGTTGTACCAAAAGCGATCTGGAACAAAACAAACCCTGCGGACGAAAACAACATGATTGATATTGCGTCTCGCTGTTTGTTGATCGAAGACGGAAACCGTTTAATTTTAATTGATACGGGGATGGGAACCAAACAAAGTGATAAATTTTTTAATTACTATTACCGTTGGGGAACGCATTCGTTGGACGGCGCGCTTGCTTCACACGGGTTTTGTAGAGACGACGTCACAGATGTGTTTTTGACCCACTTACATTTTGATCATTGTGGGGGTTGCGTGCAATGGAATTCTGATAGAACGGGCTATGAAATTGCCTTTAAAAATGCTACTTTTTGGAGTAACGAGGACCATTGGCAATGGGCTCTAAATCCCAATAAACGGGAGCGTGCTTCTTTTTTGACAGAGAATATTATGCCAATCGAAGCAAGTGGACACTTAAAACATATCCCCGTTCCGGACGGAGATATACTGCGAAATACGAGTTTGGGGTTTGATGTGTTTTTTGCAAACGGACATACAGATAAACAGATGATACCGATGATTTCCTATAAAGGAAAAACCATTTGTTTTATGGCTGATTTGTTGCCAACCGTAGGACATATCTCTCTGCCTTTTGTCATGGGATACGACACAAGACCGCTGCTAACTTTAGACGAAAAAGATCGTTTTTTAAAACTGGCTGCGGATCAAAATTATTTTTTACTTTTGGAACATGACGCTCATAACGAATTAATTACCGTCAAGCATACCGAAAAAGGGGTGCGCCTGAACGATACTTACGCCTTTAATAATCTATTTTAA
- a CDS encoding SulP family inorganic anion transporter has protein sequence MRTKENSFVGFIKALPKNMFSGLVVSLIALPLGLGLAMASEAPPIAGVITAIVGGVIVSILGGSFVTISGPGNGLVGVVLVAITTLGLTATYAAIICSGIILVILGFLRLGKLADYFPSSAIQGMLAAIGLIILGKQFHIMLGNKIVRDSGIDYLLEIPNTIITVFQFEDKSLIYAAVAGILSLAIMVFYSKIRNKYLQLIPAPMWIVILSVGFSYYYELILKTPNPISSAYMIPGIPNIQEIITDIPTPNFEMVGTLSFWSSVIALTLIASIESLLSIKAVDKLDVRKRRSNVNKDIKALGLATVVSGFLGGLNVVTVIARSSVNVNNGGSNRSSNLFHALFLVVFIVLFSKELTRIPLTALMAILVYTGYKLASPDVVRRIFTIGKEQLIIFFATLFVTLKVGLISGIVAGLIATFIIHIVVTKSLSLFIKNILKPNVLMFKEEDGSYFLSIKHFCSFLNFNILKNKLEAIPEQSDVIVDFSLCGFVDHSVMENIHDYQELFHKKGGNIGVIGLDILGTKSEHPFALRRLLPLQNIIPDNKTKRQNNLELVAADFKLTYDPLKRRNTVFLENFIYFKTKKVEHVFNQLSRKNDPYRLFDITFSEGEFIAKEVVRSTMLYIKTSPNVPVFTLDREGLLERFYTLAGYRDIEIKNHADFSKRFYLRGENAQEIRSLFTDELVRFFESNAYYHIESSKDGLLIFNKERIASIKEIKALLDFGVRLNAIINKV, from the coding sequence ATGAGAACCAAAGAAAATTCATTTGTTGGGTTTATAAAAGCCTTACCTAAAAATATGTTTTCTGGCTTAGTGGTCAGTCTTATTGCACTGCCCCTTGGGTTGGGATTGGCAATGGCGAGTGAGGCACCTCCAATTGCAGGAGTCATTACCGCAATCGTTGGCGGTGTAATCGTCTCAATTTTGGGCGGAAGCTTTGTTACCATTTCTGGGCCTGGAAACGGCTTGGTAGGCGTTGTTTTAGTCGCCATTACAACACTGGGGTTAACGGCTACCTATGCAGCCATTATTTGCTCGGGAATCATCTTAGTCATTCTTGGGTTTTTAAGACTCGGAAAATTGGCAGACTATTTTCCGTCCTCAGCAATTCAGGGAATGTTAGCAGCTATTGGACTTATTATTTTAGGCAAACAGTTCCACATCATGCTTGGCAATAAAATTGTCAGAGACAGTGGAATTGACTACCTGTTAGAAATTCCAAACACCATTATTACCGTCTTTCAGTTTGAGGATAAAAGCTTAATTTATGCCGCTGTGGCAGGGATTCTAAGCTTGGCAATTATGGTCTTTTATTCAAAGATTCGAAACAAATACCTTCAGTTGATTCCTGCGCCCATGTGGATTGTCATTCTATCTGTTGGATTTAGTTATTATTATGAGTTAATCCTGAAAACACCAAACCCCATTTCAAGTGCTTATATGATTCCGGGGATTCCAAATATTCAGGAAATAATAACGGACATCCCAACGCCAAACTTTGAAATGGTAGGGACACTTTCCTTTTGGTCAAGCGTCATTGCACTGACCTTAATTGCCAGTATTGAATCCTTATTAAGCATCAAAGCCGTTGATAAATTAGACGTCCGTAAAAGACGATCCAACGTCAATAAAGACATTAAGGCCCTCGGACTGGCAACGGTTGTAAGTGGGTTTTTAGGAGGGTTAAATGTCGTAACCGTCATTGCAAGAAGTTCGGTAAACGTGAACAACGGCGGAAGCAATCGCTCTTCAAATTTATTTCATGCCTTGTTTCTGGTCGTGTTTATTGTTCTGTTTAGTAAGGAGTTGACCCGAATTCCACTCACCGCCTTGATGGCAATTCTTGTATATACAGGCTATAAGCTCGCATCCCCTGACGTGGTGCGTCGTATTTTTACCATTGGAAAAGAACAACTCATCATCTTCTTTGCAACCCTGTTTGTCACCCTTAAAGTGGGATTGATTTCTGGAATTGTTGCGGGATTAATTGCCACTTTTATCATTCATATTGTAGTCACAAAAAGTTTAAGTTTATTTATAAAAAATATTCTAAAACCAAATGTGCTCATGTTTAAGGAAGAAGATGGAAGTTATTTTTTGAGTATAAAGCATTTCTGTAGTTTTTTAAATTTTAACATCCTCAAAAACAAACTAGAGGCCATTCCCGAACAAAGTGATGTGATTGTTGATTTTTCATTGTGTGGTTTTGTGGACCATTCCGTCATGGAAAACATCCATGATTATCAAGAATTATTTCATAAAAAAGGGGGGAATATTGGTGTCATTGGATTGGACATCTTAGGTACAAAGTCAGAACACCCGTTTGCATTGAGACGCTTGTTACCGCTTCAAAATATCATCCCTGACAACAAAACAAAACGTCAAAATAATCTTGAACTCGTCGCAGCGGATTTTAAATTGACTTATGATCCTCTAAAGCGTAGAAACACTGTGTTTTTAGAAAACTTCATCTATTTTAAAACAAAAAAGGTGGAGCATGTTTTTAATCAACTATCAAGGAAAAACGACCCTTATCGTTTGTTTGATATCACCTTTTCGGAAGGGGAATTTATCGCCAAGGAAGTTGTCCGATCCACCATGCTTTATATCAAAACCTCCCCAAATGTTCCTGTGTTTACATTGGACCGAGAGGGCTTGTTAGAACGGTTTTACACCTTAGCTGGCTATAGAGATATTGAGATTAAAAACCACGCTGATTTCTCAAAACGATTTTATTTAAGAGGCGAAAATGCTCAGGAAATTAGATCCCTTTTTACAGACGAACTCGTGCGGTTTTTTGAAAGCAACGCCTATTATCATATCGAATCTAGTAAAGACGGGTTATTGATTTTTAATAAAGAACGCATCGCAAGCATAAAGGAAATCAAAGCCTTGTTGGACTTTGGGGTTCGGTTAAATGCAATCATAAACAAGGTTTAA
- a CDS encoding universal stress protein, protein MNTIAFKTIGIGVTFSPNLEANINEAARLALCFGSKLVLIHVGESSDKKSKTFLKFLKPFENDGLEFEILFKSGDPVDVILSSTVEKNVDLLIIGALKKENFLKYYLGSIARKITRQASCSVLLLINPSKERVPCKHIVVNGLKDPKTKETVNTAFFVGHHLGADKITVVEEIDQEEVSVKVDDDKSLRKSTIIKERLRLREEARVKKILDTIPADYTKDLAIKSQPIFGKRGYSIGHYAQVARADLLVMNAPAKMTFWDRLFPHDIEHILTELPTDVLIVQ, encoded by the coding sequence TTGAATACTATTGCTTTTAAAACGATTGGAATTGGAGTTACTTTTTCCCCAAATCTAGAGGCCAATATTAATGAAGCCGCACGACTGGCTTTGTGTTTTGGTAGCAAATTAGTATTGATTCATGTCGGGGAATCTTCTGATAAAAAATCAAAAACATTTTTAAAATTCTTAAAACCCTTTGAAAATGACGGTTTAGAATTTGAGATTTTATTCAAGTCTGGTGATCCTGTAGATGTCATTCTGTCCTCAACCGTAGAAAAAAACGTGGACCTCCTTATCATTGGAGCCCTCAAAAAAGAAAACTTTTTAAAATACTACCTAGGGTCTATTGCACGAAAAATCACACGACAAGCAAGTTGTTCCGTGTTGCTTTTAATCAATCCTTCCAAAGAGCGGGTACCCTGTAAACACATTGTGGTTAATGGCTTGAAAGATCCAAAAACAAAAGAAACTGTCAATACGGCCTTTTTTGTTGGTCACCATTTAGGGGCTGATAAAATTACGGTCGTTGAAGAAATTGACCAAGAAGAAGTAAGTGTAAAAGTTGATGATGACAAATCCCTTAGAAAATCAACCATCATTAAAGAACGTTTGCGTTTAAGAGAAGAGGCGCGCGTTAAAAAAATATTAGACACAATTCCTGCGGATTACACAAAAGATTTGGCGATAAAATCTCAGCCTATTTTTGGAAAACGCGGGTATTCAATAGGGCATTATGCACAAGTCGCCAGAGCCGATTTATTAGTGATGAATGCTCCAGCGAAAATGACCTTTTGGGACCGTTTATTTCCACACGATATCGAACATATTTTAACTGAATTACCAACCGATGTATTAATTGTCCAATGA
- the lepA gene encoding translation elongation factor 4, producing the protein MKYIRNFCIIAHIDHGKSTLADRLLDFTGAVTEREKQSQLLDSMDLERERGITIKSHAIQMDYTYKGQEYVLNLIDTPGHVDFSYEVSRSIAACEGALLIVDAAQSIQAQTISNLYLALENDLEIIPVLNKVDLPSANPEEVTDDIVDLLGCDAADVIPASAKTGIGIEAILTAIIENIPPPKGDPEAPLQALVFDSVYNSFRGVETYFKIKNGSIKKNQQVKFIATGKVYGADEVGTLNLTQTPKKEIKTGDVGYLITGIKDARDVKVGDTITDANFPTTEAVEGFEDVKPMVFAGLYPVDTEEYEELRASMEKLQLNDASLVFQAESSAALGFGFRCGFLGMLHLEIIQERLEREFNMTVITTVPNVSYHAFTRKDPDTVVILNNPTDLPDPSGLDRVEEPYIKASIITKSDFVGNVMSLCIEKRGQITSQTYLTPERVELTFDMPLAEIVFDFYDRLKTVSKGYASFDYSPIGMRVSKLVRVDVLLNGQTVDALSALIHIDNSVNIGKKMCAKLKELIPRQQFDIPIQAAIGAKIISRETVKAVRKDVTAKCYGGDISRKRKLLENQKKGKKRMRQVGNVEIPQEAFMAVLKLND; encoded by the coding sequence ATGAAGTATATAAGAAACTTTTGTATCATCGCACACATTGACCACGGTAAAAGTACTTTGGCAGATCGCTTATTGGATTTTACGGGCGCCGTAACAGAGCGTGAAAAACAAAGCCAATTACTCGACAGTATGGATTTGGAGCGCGAGCGTGGTATTACCATCAAATCGCATGCGATTCAAATGGATTACACCTATAAAGGGCAAGAGTATGTTTTAAACTTAATTGACACCCCCGGTCATGTCGATTTTAGTTACGAGGTCTCTCGGTCCATCGCCGCCTGTGAAGGCGCACTATTGATTGTAGATGCTGCACAAAGCATTCAAGCACAAACCATTTCAAATTTATATTTAGCACTCGAGAATGATTTAGAAATTATTCCCGTTTTAAATAAAGTCGATTTACCAAGCGCAAATCCAGAAGAAGTCACCGATGATATCGTTGATTTACTCGGTTGTGATGCAGCCGATGTAATTCCTGCAAGTGCAAAAACAGGTATTGGTATTGAGGCGATTCTAACCGCAATTATAGAAAATATACCTCCTCCAAAAGGAGATCCAGAAGCACCGCTACAAGCGCTTGTTTTTGATTCTGTTTACAACTCTTTTAGAGGCGTTGAAACCTATTTTAAAATCAAAAACGGAAGCATTAAAAAAAACCAACAGGTAAAGTTTATTGCGACTGGAAAAGTATATGGTGCAGATGAGGTTGGTACGCTCAACCTGACGCAAACCCCTAAAAAAGAAATAAAAACAGGCGATGTTGGCTACTTAATTACGGGGATAAAAGATGCTCGCGATGTCAAAGTAGGAGACACCATTACAGATGCCAACTTCCCAACAACCGAAGCCGTTGAAGGGTTTGAAGATGTAAAACCAATGGTTTTTGCAGGACTCTATCCTGTAGATACTGAAGAATATGAAGAGCTGCGCGCTTCCATGGAAAAACTCCAATTGAATGATGCCTCTTTAGTCTTTCAAGCAGAAAGTTCTGCGGCTTTAGGCTTTGGATTTCGATGTGGGTTTTTAGGAATGCTGCACTTAGAAATCATACAAGAACGTTTAGAGCGCGAATTTAATATGACGGTCATTACAACCGTTCCCAATGTGTCTTACCACGCTTTTACGCGTAAAGACCCCGATACCGTTGTGATACTTAACAACCCAACCGATTTGCCTGATCCTTCTGGATTGGACCGTGTGGAAGAGCCTTACATTAAAGCGTCCATCATTACAAAATCTGATTTTGTTGGAAACGTCATGTCCTTGTGTATCGAAAAACGGGGGCAAATTACAAGTCAAACCTATTTGACGCCCGAGCGTGTAGAATTAACATTTGATATGCCTTTGGCTGAAATTGTATTTGACTTTTATGACCGATTGAAAACCGTTTCTAAAGGCTATGCCTCGTTCGATTATTCACCAATTGGGATGCGAGTTTCAAAATTAGTAAGAGTCGATGTGTTGCTTAACGGTCAAACGGTAGATGCACTTTCTGCATTAATTCACATCGATAACTCGGTAAACATTGGTAAAAAAATGTGTGCCAAACTAAAGGAACTCATTCCAAGGCAACAATTTGACATTCCTATTCAGGCCGCAATTGGTGCAAAAATCATTTCGAGAGAAACCGTTAAAGCGGTACGAAAAGATGTGACCGCCAAGTGTTATGGAGGAGATATTTCGAGAAAACGAAAACTTTTAGAAAATCAGAAAAAGGGTAAAAAACGAATGCGACAAGTTGGAAATGTAGAAATTCCGCAAGAGGCATTTATGGCTGTTTTGAAGCTCAACGATTAA